One window of the Rufibacter radiotolerans genome contains the following:
- a CDS encoding MBL fold metallo-hydrolase produces the protein MKIHQFEDKGLAHFSYVIMSDAEIAVIDPTRNPRQYEEFAMLHDARITTVIETHPHADFVSGHLELSDAKQATIYVSAAVGAEYPHTTFDEGQEITVGKVTLRAINTPGHSPDSISVLLLDEEGKEHAVFTGDALFVGDVGRPDLREDVGQETATREDLARQMYHTTRQKLMTLPDHVLVYPAHGAGSLCGKALSEEKSSTIGAEKLSNRALQPMSEEAFVAFITADQPFVPRYFAYDVELNRKGASKFDSSTKKVPVLEPGTELEEEGLVIDTRPREQFKKGHLPKAINLQDGPKFETWLGSIVNPEEKFYLISDDEETLRELIAKTAKIGYERFICGALAAAPVESTETLPDLDLAQFKAHPENYTIVDVRNESEVKEKRIFPNAVEIPLPELRERLDEIPTDKPIVVHCAGGYRSAAGASIVAIGVEDVPVYDLSEAIQEFNPPATK, from the coding sequence ATGAAAATTCATCAGTTTGAAGATAAAGGCCTGGCCCACTTCTCTTACGTGATCATGAGTGACGCCGAGATTGCGGTAATTGACCCCACCCGCAACCCCCGGCAATATGAGGAGTTTGCCATGCTGCATGACGCCCGCATTACCACCGTCATAGAAACGCACCCCCACGCCGACTTTGTGAGCGGGCACCTGGAGCTCTCAGATGCCAAACAAGCCACCATCTACGTGAGCGCGGCGGTAGGGGCCGAGTACCCGCACACCACCTTTGATGAGGGGCAGGAAATCACGGTGGGCAAGGTGACGCTACGGGCCATCAATACCCCCGGCCATTCGCCGGACAGCATCTCGGTGCTGCTCCTGGACGAGGAAGGCAAGGAGCACGCGGTCTTTACCGGAGATGCCCTTTTTGTAGGTGATGTGGGCCGCCCCGACCTTCGGGAAGACGTTGGGCAGGAAACTGCCACCCGCGAAGACCTGGCCCGCCAGATGTACCATACCACCCGCCAGAAACTGATGACCCTGCCAGACCACGTGCTGGTGTACCCGGCGCACGGGGCCGGCAGCCTCTGCGGCAAAGCCCTCAGTGAGGAAAAGTCCAGCACCATTGGCGCCGAAAAGCTTTCTAACCGCGCCCTGCAGCCCATGTCTGAAGAGGCCTTTGTAGCCTTTATTACCGCCGACCAGCCGTTTGTGCCCCGGTACTTTGCCTATGACGTAGAGCTGAACCGCAAAGGGGCCTCCAAGTTTGATTCTTCTACCAAAAAGGTACCGGTACTGGAACCGGGGACTGAACTGGAAGAGGAAGGGCTGGTGATTGATACCCGGCCCCGGGAGCAGTTCAAAAAAGGACACCTGCCCAAGGCCATCAACCTGCAGGACGGCCCCAAGTTTGAGACCTGGCTGGGCTCCATTGTCAACCCCGAGGAAAAGTTCTACCTCATTTCTGATGACGAGGAAACCCTGAGGGAACTGATTGCCAAAACGGCCAAGATTGGCTACGAGCGCTTTATCTGCGGAGCCCTGGCGGCCGCCCCGGTAGAAAGCACGGAAACCCTCCCCGACCTGGACCTGGCCCAGTTCAAGGCCCACCCAGAAAACTACACCATTGTAGATGTGCGAAACGAGAGTGAGGTAAAGGAAAAACGCATCTTCCCAAACGCGGTAGAAATACCCCTCCCTGAACTGCGGGAGCGCCTGGACGAAATTCCCACCGACAAACCCATTGTGGTGCATTGTGCGGGTGGTTACCGGTCGGCGGCTGGGGCCAGCATAGTGGCTATAGGCGTGGAAGACGTGCCCGTCTATGACCTCAGCGAAGCCATCCAGGAATTCAATCCGCCTGCCACCAAGTAG
- a CDS encoding M56 family metallopeptidase — translation MNPLHLFLPEAIVKALGWTLLHSLWQGALLAVLLSLLLLVLHRHSARIRYRVASLSMGLLLVMAGITFFQVYEPATAGQVTSISQAAAATTTQAPMAVLPEAGWWATVTHEFQGYFGRHLPLIVTVWLLGLTAMLLRLVGGWAYTRRLRSYHLKPLPLEWQQRVQILSQKLGLKKLVQLAESGLVKVPAVVGHLQPIILLPLGTAAGLSPAQLEAILAHELAHVSRHDYLMNLLQCVVEALFFFHPAVWWISENIRAEREHCCDDLALTLCDNSLTYAYALTNLEEILMKKPVSNPQLAMTFSGKKRSLLSRIKRLVQGPSLRPSFSEGFMAACVLMVGILLFSVSAMAYQTETTPKKATATPPKAVPAKATPAKEATTTIVSVPAPEKQTQYVSVAAPAREEGTRAQYLQQGGNDLIIVRNKKGKIIELYVNGKKIPSGQISQYQSEIDASLNRTKNAEKLRDKDEVSRAMNSARSELARVERRSSMGQGIRRAPFPPMPPMPPMAGFGQGGPGVPPPPAPPAPPVSPMSPDGKVSKKDQARYDKEMKAYEVEMKKFEAEMEKYGEEMGQYASRMGTRVGGSAEALARRHAAMAERNGRLAEEAGRRVVERERIAIQRNGEHERRMKDHEKRMEAHNERMKKHEAMMKELKAELVKDGFIKTPEGDYTFKLDKTGLYVNDKKQSDSLYQKYKKLISKAQGEDIDITLKKDGSNFTINQKRETKD, via the coding sequence ATGAACCCGCTCCACCTATTTCTGCCCGAAGCCATTGTAAAAGCCCTGGGCTGGACTCTGCTGCATTCCCTCTGGCAGGGTGCCCTGCTGGCTGTCTTGCTCTCCTTGCTGCTGTTGGTCTTGCACCGGCATTCGGCCCGCATCAGGTACCGCGTGGCCAGCCTTTCTATGGGGCTGCTGCTGGTCATGGCCGGCATTACGTTCTTTCAGGTGTATGAACCAGCTACCGCGGGGCAGGTCACTTCCATAAGCCAGGCTGCTGCTGCCACTACTACACAGGCGCCCATGGCAGTGCTCCCTGAGGCAGGGTGGTGGGCCACGGTGACCCATGAATTCCAGGGCTACTTTGGGCGGCACCTGCCGCTTATTGTCACGGTCTGGCTCTTAGGGCTAACGGCTATGCTATTGCGTCTAGTGGGCGGCTGGGCCTATACCCGCCGATTAAGAAGCTATCACTTAAAACCCCTTCCCTTGGAATGGCAGCAACGGGTGCAGATCCTGAGCCAGAAACTAGGCTTAAAGAAACTGGTGCAGCTAGCCGAGTCAGGCCTGGTAAAAGTGCCGGCCGTGGTAGGACATTTGCAGCCCATTATCCTATTACCGTTGGGGACCGCCGCCGGACTTAGTCCTGCGCAGCTAGAGGCCATTCTGGCGCATGAACTGGCCCACGTGAGCCGCCATGATTACCTCATGAACCTGCTACAGTGTGTGGTAGAGGCCCTGTTCTTCTTCCACCCAGCGGTGTGGTGGATCTCAGAAAACATACGGGCAGAGCGTGAGCACTGCTGTGATGACCTGGCCCTTACCCTCTGCGACAATTCCCTTACTTATGCTTACGCGTTAACCAATCTTGAAGAAATTCTTATGAAAAAACCTGTGTCAAACCCCCAGCTTGCCATGACGTTCTCTGGCAAGAAACGCTCCCTGTTAAGCCGCATCAAGCGGCTGGTGCAAGGCCCTTCATTAAGGCCATCTTTCTCTGAAGGCTTCATGGCGGCCTGCGTGCTTATGGTAGGCATCCTGCTCTTCTCTGTCAGCGCCATGGCCTACCAGACAGAAACCACGCCTAAGAAAGCCACCGCCACCCCTCCCAAAGCCGTACCGGCCAAAGCAACCCCGGCTAAGGAGGCAACTACTACAATTGTTTCGGTGCCGGCTCCAGAAAAGCAGACCCAGTACGTATCAGTCGCCGCGCCGGCCAGGGAAGAGGGTACCCGGGCCCAGTACCTGCAGCAAGGTGGCAATGACCTAATTATTGTGCGTAACAAGAAAGGCAAGATCATTGAGCTGTACGTGAACGGCAAGAAAATCCCCAGCGGGCAGATAAGCCAATACCAGTCTGAGATAGACGCTAGCCTGAACCGCACCAAGAACGCCGAGAAACTAAGAGACAAAGACGAGGTGAGCCGGGCCATGAACTCGGCGCGCAGTGAGTTGGCGCGGGTAGAAAGAAGATCCTCTATGGGGCAAGGTATCCGGAGGGCTCCTTTCCCTCCCATGCCCCCAATGCCGCCCATGGCCGGTTTCGGACAAGGTGGGCCAGGCGTGCCTCCACCCCCAGCACCTCCGGCTCCGCCCGTATCGCCTATGTCGCCAGACGGGAAAGTCTCTAAAAAGGACCAGGCCCGCTATGACAAAGAAATGAAAGCCTATGAGGTTGAAATGAAGAAATTTGAAGCCGAAATGGAAAAATACGGCGAAGAAATGGGCCAATACGCCAGCCGGATGGGAACCCGCGTTGGCGGAAGCGCCGAGGCTTTGGCCCGCCGCCATGCCGCCATGGCAGAAAGAAATGGTCGCCTGGCCGAAGAAGCCGGGCGCAGAGTTGTAGAGCGGGAACGGATAGCGATCCAGCGCAACGGGGAACACGAACGCCGCATGAAAGACCATGAAAAACGTATGGAGGCCCACAATGAGCGCATGAAAAAGCATGAGGCCATGATGAAGGAGCTAAAAGCAGAACTGGTCAAAGACGGTTTCATCAAAACCCCCGAGGGCGACTATACCTTCAAGCTGGACAAGACTGGCCTGTATGTCAATGACAAGAAACAATCTGATAGCCTGTACCAGAAATACAAAAAGCTTATCTCTAAAGCGCAGGGCGAAGACATTGACATTACCCTCAAGAAAGACGGCAGCAACTTCACCATCAACCAGAAGCGGGAAACCAAAGACTAA
- a CDS encoding DUF481 domain-containing protein, with amino-acid sequence MFFSSPAWAQILNVEKTRVERDSSHYFTGKLGLNLNLFNRPVGKEGLTDHFIGLTGNGNVGYVSEHNTYLLLGSYNYVRLRGETQVETGYVHGRVTFNRQARLSYEAYAQTQYDYNRGLELRALVGAGIRYAVVRKENLRFYLGTSVMGEHERWHNLQENFYIRKDIPKLSTYASVRLPLNPYLELSSIHYYQVGYDQPARMWRHRFSGDFSLVMKINKWFQLTTNFSHTYENRPIVPIPSYLYSLTNGIQVSF; translated from the coding sequence TTGTTCTTCTCTTCTCCCGCCTGGGCCCAGATCCTGAATGTGGAAAAGACCCGGGTGGAGCGGGATTCTTCCCATTACTTCACGGGTAAACTGGGCCTGAACCTCAACCTGTTTAACCGCCCGGTGGGCAAAGAAGGCCTGACGGATCATTTTATTGGGCTCACCGGCAACGGCAACGTAGGCTACGTGTCTGAGCACAATACGTACCTGTTGCTGGGTTCTTACAACTACGTGCGCCTGCGCGGCGAGACCCAGGTAGAGACCGGCTACGTGCACGGGCGCGTGACCTTTAACCGCCAGGCCCGCCTGTCTTATGAGGCCTACGCCCAAACGCAGTATGACTACAACCGGGGGCTGGAACTGAGAGCGCTGGTGGGGGCGGGCATTAGGTACGCGGTAGTCAGAAAGGAGAACCTCAGGTTTTACCTGGGCACCAGCGTGATGGGGGAGCATGAACGGTGGCACAACCTGCAGGAGAACTTCTACATCCGGAAAGATATTCCCAAGCTGTCTACCTACGCCAGCGTGCGGCTGCCCCTGAACCCGTACCTGGAGCTGAGCAGCATCCATTATTACCAGGTAGGATATGACCAGCCCGCCAGGATGTGGCGCCACCGGTTCAGCGGAGACTTCTCCCTGGTCATGAAGATCAACAAGTGGTTTCAGCTCACCACCAACTTCTCGCACACCTATGAGAACCGGCCCATTGTGCCCATCCCCAGTTACCTCTACAGCCTCACCAACGGTATTCAGGTAAGCTTTTAA
- the arfB gene encoding alternative ribosome rescue aminoacyl-tRNA hydrolase ArfB has protein sequence MLPDLTPELNFQTSRSSGPGGQNVNKVASRVEVWFSIENSALLTPHQKELLLEKLSPKLNKEGFLHLASQDNRSQLVNKELVVQKLYEVLEQALHRPKPRKRTTPSRAAVQKRLVAKQKQGQKKANRRTGGSGEE, from the coding sequence ATGCTACCAGACCTTACCCCAGAACTGAACTTTCAGACCTCGCGCAGCAGCGGCCCGGGCGGGCAGAACGTGAACAAAGTGGCCAGCAGGGTAGAAGTGTGGTTTTCCATTGAGAACTCTGCCTTGCTTACCCCGCACCAGAAGGAATTGCTCCTGGAAAAGCTTAGCCCTAAACTCAACAAAGAAGGCTTCCTGCACCTGGCCAGCCAGGACAACCGCAGCCAGTTGGTCAACAAAGAGTTAGTGGTACAGAAGCTGTATGAAGTGTTGGAACAGGCCCTGCACCGGCCCAAGCCCCGCAAGCGAACCACTCCCTCAAGGGCCGCGGTGCAGAAAAGACTGGTAGCCAAACAAAAGCAAGGGCAGAAGAAAGCCAACCGCAGAACCGGCGGCTCCGGGGAGGAGTAA
- a CDS encoding BlaI/MecI/CopY family transcriptional regulator: MMEENIPLKPTETELEILQVLWQNGPSTVRFVNEAQNKTKETGYTTTLKLLQIMHEKNLVRRDEESRSHVYQAAVTEEETQQHLLGRFLDTTFRGSAMKLVMQALGNHTTTPEELDQIRTLLNQLEKGGHQ, from the coding sequence ATGATGGAAGAGAACATACCCCTTAAGCCCACCGAGACGGAACTGGAGATTCTGCAAGTTCTGTGGCAAAACGGCCCCAGCACGGTTAGGTTCGTGAACGAGGCCCAGAATAAAACCAAGGAAACCGGCTATACCACTACGCTTAAGCTGCTGCAGATCATGCACGAGAAAAACCTGGTGAGGCGCGATGAGGAAAGCCGCTCGCACGTGTACCAGGCGGCCGTCACCGAGGAGGAAACCCAGCAGCACCTGTTGGGGCGGTTCCTGGACACCACCTTCAGGGGGTCGGCTATGAAGCTGGTCATGCAGGCCCTGGGCAACCACACCACTACCCCCGAAGAGCTTGACCAGATACGCACCCTGTTAAACCAACTAGAGAAAGGAGGCCATCAATGA